The following nucleotide sequence is from Zonotrichia leucophrys gambelii isolate GWCS_2022_RI chromosome 17, RI_Zleu_2.0, whole genome shotgun sequence.
AAGCACGTAGGACAGAATGGACTGAAGTCTGGATCACCTTTCGTGGATCAACTATCATTTTCCTGGGATTCATTACATTTTTCCTGTCAGGCTCTCTGTATACATGCTGTAGTATGTTAACTCCTGGCACAGTATTCCAAGATGAAATGTTGAACGTGTGAGAAGATACGGCTTCTGGGAAGATATGGTTCTCAAAGAGGAAAACACTAGCCCCTGGGTTTTCTTCCTGAAGACTGTTCATCATTGTTTTCCAGTCTGGGTGTTTAAGGGGAAGAATTATTTCATCAGCATCATTAAGGACCACAAACTTGCTCCTTTCCATGTTATGGTATATACAGTCATTTAGAGCTGTGATTTGTCCATAGTAGCCAATGTGTGTCCCGTCTTGCATGAAGCGCCATGCAGAAGAAACCCTGAGGTGTGAGTTTATTGGCCAGGGAATTACCTCAACAGTTCCTTCTTCTACATAAAACTTCAAGACTTTCTCCATCAGATGGCTGCAGTTGTTCTTATAGATCACCACTTTCTGTACTCCAAGAATCTTATACATTTCCATACTCTGTATAAACTGCAAGACATTGTTGTAGTTTCCAAACATGGCAGAAATGCACACGGTGAAGTCAACAGAAGAGGTCTCAGGCTTGCgatttttaatttcaaaccTCAGCAGCTGGTCAATATTTCCATATGGAG
It contains:
- the LOC135454854 gene encoding uncharacterized protein LOC135454854 → MMCAGKKLYFAAAVCIMTVTSMLAVSYLKLQRLSHQPKVIQEGGRCRGKIAISTITALEGNKTFIISPYFDDRESKVTRLIGIVHHEDVKQLYCWFCCQANGKIYVSKAKIDVHSDRFGFPYGATDIVCLEPKNCDPTHVSIHQSPYGNIDQLLRFEIKNRKPETSSVDFTVCISAMFGNYNNVLQFIQSMEMYKILGVQKVVIYKNNCSHLMEKVLKFYVEEGTVEVIPWPINSHLRVSSAWRFMQDGTHIGYYGQITALNDCIYHNMERSKFVVLNDADEIILPLKHPDWKTMMNSLQEENPGASVFLFENHIFPEAVSSHTFNISSWNTVPGVNILQHVYREPDRKNVMNPRKMIVDPRKVIQTSVHSVLRAYGKSVYVPMDVALIYHCRKGLQGNLPRESLIRDTTLWRYNSSLIMNVNKVLSQTMLQTQN